The Cherax quadricarinatus isolate ZL_2023a chromosome 51, ASM3850222v1, whole genome shotgun sequence DNA window agcaaattcgctgatgacacgaagataggtaggataattgattcaaacgtagatgttagggaacttcaggaggatttagacaaactttactcttggtcagaaaagtggcagatgcagttcaatgtagataaatgcaaggttctgaagctcgggagtgtccataaccctagcacttataagttaaataatgtagaacttagccatacagattgcgaaaaggacttgggggttatggtaagcagcaaccttaaaccaagacagcaatgcctaagcgtacgtaataaggcaaatagattactgggatttatatcaagaagtgtaagcaacagaagtccagaggtcatactgcagctttatacatcattagtaaggcctcacctagattatgcagctcaattctggtctccatattacagaatggacataaattcgttagaaaacattcagcgtaggatgactaaattaatacatagcattagaaatcttccttatgaagaaagattgaagactcttaagttacattcacttgttagacgaagaatgaggggagacctgatcgaagtgtataagtggaagataggtattaataaaggggatattaacaaggtcttgaggatatctctccaagagagaacccgcagtaatggatttaaattagataagtttagatttagaaaggacataggaaagtattggtttggaaatagggtagttgatgagtggaacagtctacctagttgggttattgaggctaggactttgggtagtttcaaatttaggttggataagtacatgagtgggaggggttggatttgagaggggcttgcacatcggagcatgtttcttgggtggcattgaaaattgggttggtcaaatgtttgttagtgggatgaattgtaaaggacctgcctagtatgggccaacaggcttgctgcagtgttcctcctttcttatgttcttatgttcttatgtaatagagttgtggatgagtggaacaaactccagagtacagttttaaaaataggttagataaatacatgagtgggtgcgagttgggcctgactagcttgtgctactgggtcagatgccgtgctccttccttaagtgaatgtgacctgacctgactaggatggggcattggcttaagccggtagaagatttggacctgcctcgcatgggccagtaggcctgctgcagtgttccttcttttttatgttctcatgttcttaatAAGGTGGAAGCTGAGTCTTGTTCTAGTCTGAGACAATAGTTGCAAATAATTTACgtcaacctggagggtgtttcggggatcGTCCcttcggcccggtccatgaccgggcctccaggtggatcaaggcctgatcaaccaggctattactgttggctgtaagcaatccaacgtatgaacgcCAGCCTAGCTtttcaggtactgattttaggaaTCTGTCTGGGTTTCCTtggaagacagctaggggtctatggGTAATACTGTTGTTTGCTCACGTTGTCTCTATACACCACTTGATAATAAAGTTTTTAAGTTTCGCCTCTATAGTAGACTTTTTCCGGGCGAAATATTGAATAATGTTTCCAGTTATTGCTTTTGTGTCTTCACCTACAGCTGGTTGGTATTCTTATACTATCTACTGTCACAACTACTAGGTAGTGTTGGGTTTGGTATTCCCACATCTAGGTAGTGTTGATTGAGGTATTTCCACACCAACTGTCAGTTAAGCTGTTTTGTTTAAGGTATTCCCATCCATCTGTCACAACTAGACATTGTTGCTTGAGGCATTCCCGCACTATAAATTGTCAGTTAAGCCATTTTGAGGTATTCCCATACATCTGtcacaggttaggtaaggttcgtcaggaaacaggacaagtgtttccacaCTGTCAGTTAGGCATCCGTTGCTTGCGGTATTCCCAAACCAACTGTCAGTTATTGAGGCATTTCCTTACCATCTACTGTCACAACTACGCAGCTTTGCTTGAGGTATTCCCATTCATGTCATAACTAGGCATTGTTGCttattccattggggtcctaaagTTAGCGATTTTTAAAAGGTAAAGTTAGGCTAGATTAGAGTTTATGTTGGGTGAAGTGAGATTTGCGGACGCTATGTCGAATTACAAACAATCGTGACACAGGATGTCATTCCGTCTCCTTCAGTAAAACCAAACTTTCTTCAACTTAGTAATTTAGATTAGTCACAAAATAGCACAAAactcgtgtgggtcattcatgtgacttggacctgcctaacatgggccagtagcccTTCGTCAATGCTCCTCTTTTTTGTTGTAGTTAAATtgatgaggaagcgctaaacctgtagggttgtacagcgcctggggaataggGAATGGGCGGGATTTAAGATATTATTCAAGTACGGTAGTCagagaaagcactaaacccgtagtggCCATTGCCTAGAACGGTAGATGCTTCCTATTGGTTCCATCCAAGAGGATAAATCCAGTTCCATGGATCTAGAGACCTTCGCCGGTGTGAAGACCCGTATAGTTccatttcctggatcaagagcccttcaccagcatcatttCCCTTGAAGGGTTTGGCAAGTTCTAGGTCCAGTACTATTCATGGAAGAACTTTCTATTAAAATATTAAGACAGTGAGAATTGCTGAGTAAGAACTGCTTAGTATTAGTAGCAAACTGTTAACCAGCttgatgtgcaacacctgggcgaCAGGTATaagccaataggcctactgcaagACTAGTTTTTATGTATCGTCTTAAATACCAGGGtcatatatattcacagtaagCTAAAAAAAATACGTGCGGGTTAAATTATAATTCTTAACCTGTAgccaattaaaaaaaattaatcttgTCTGAACAAAATTAGTGACATGCCACGTCATCCCTCACTTACCACAGCCTCAGTAACCTCATCTTCCTTCGTCTTGTCACCGACTTGTCTGCTTCACTAAACTAGGATGCTCCCACTTAAGTGCTAGTTATTAATAAATGCACTTTTTTAAATAATTGCTTCAAAGTGATCACTGTGGCTGCATCCTAGTTCAGGCAACTCACTTCTTGAGGTAAAAACAAAGAATAAGTAAACTTTTGacattttatttaatattttcaacatgagtatataaaatatatatattttataaaatacaCTGGCGCAGAAAGCCAATGATAAATATAATCATCTATTTTGTACACTTATGTACAATTATCACATGGAGGTGTAGCCGCTGTCATGGCGAGCAACACAAATAAGTCCCGGCACCtcctcccaacactaccaccactccacactagagtaatcctccactacttccctagAATACTCCCTGGCATAACTCCACAGGACTccctactaccactacacaccagcaCTCGGGTAAAGACTCGAGATTTAACACTACCCAGGCTCCTAACACTGCACGACTCTTAAAAACGTTGTTAAACGGACGTCCCTAACGAAGTAATTGCTAAGTCATGGGATGCAGTCGTTCACAGGCGTGGGTAGTCCTCAACGGTCCACGGGCGTGGGTGGTCCTCAACGGTCGTCCACGGGCGTGGGTAGTCCTCGATGGTCGTCCTGGAGTGGCGTACGGGAGAAGGCTTGCCTGGGTAGTTGACTAGCAGGCGTAGGCCCAGAGCCTCGTCAGGTACAAGAGGTAACACGGGGGGTGCTGGCTAGTCCCTCACACGGCTAGTGCCACTGGTTGGTACTGGGCCAGATCCTCTCTTGCTGCCTGGGCACCACAAAGGTCCACACGCTGGCCACCGAAGCTGAAGATAGAGACTAGGGAGGTAATGTGTTCCActtccatgctgctgctgctgccgccgccgcaggAGTCGCTGTCCTGGTCGAGGCTGGGGTCCTGGGCGGATTCAGAGGTACGGGACTCTGTAATGGAGGCAGTACGAGGCCGCTTTGGTAAGATGGACCACACAGCCTCCTGAGTTTCCTGCTGGCTTACACAACGACGTCTCTTAAGGGCTATCACGCGGTTATTACTATCACTCAACGGGGCTCTTCCTCCTTCAGtctgctgttgctcctgtttaTCGCACACTCGGTTCTCCTTGTCCTCAACATCGCTGTCATCCTCTGTGGGTGGGACGGGTGTCGGCGCCGGAGAGAGTAAAGGTGCATATACTGTTATGACGGGTGTAGGGGGAGCTGCGGTTGGATGGGCGTAAGCTTCAGGGTGGGTTGCACGGTGAACGTGGTAGCTCTCCTCCAGGAAGACGTGGCGGGCACGGTGCAACACTGATGCCACCAGCAGAGACTTGTGTAGAGAGGCACCAGTCCGACCTACACGTGAAGCTGCCATCTTCCCAAGAGAGATGCTGATAAGCTTCTGGGCCTCCAAACCAGCACGTGAATCACACGCCATTATGTGCTGCCAACAAACACTATTAAATAACGTTGGGTACTATCAGCACAACTCTTCCGTAATAACGTTTCCTCCTGAAGAGATGTTGTCAGTATTGTATCTGGGCTGCTTCTAGCGTCCCGCGGTGAAAGTAGGCATATATATACCTTCGGCATTGTGACGTCATGCCACAGATCTGGACCAATCAGCGCGTATGGTGGGAGGTTTGAATTTTAGCGCTGCTCATACTGCGCATGCGCTCACTATCCCGCGTGGCCGTGAATTAGGTCCCGTTAGAGATCAAAGTTGCCTGACGCGACCTCGGGATTCATTCACTGCACAGAGGCGGCGACTTGGTGACGAAGAGGCAGTTTTCGACCGTAGTTGTCAGAGACTCACCACGAATGCATTTTTCTCCTAAGAACCAAGGATTTCACCATCTGCGTACATTTTATTTATAACACCCAACGCACGTGCTTGGCATACGTCTATACGTATCCCATGTACCAGAAATGAAGTACCTGACGCGTGCGATCGAATAAAGTGTAAATATGATGAGTACAGAGCATTTTAAGAAAGTTGCTACAAATGCGTCAGGAAGTTACTCATCCTAGCCTCGCACCGGGTCACAGCGTGCGTCCCATTATGACGTCACCACTGTTCGATTCCTTGCCTCCCTAAGAAGCATTTAGAGTGACGATATATAAAGATCTCGACTTAATCAATAAGATTAGATAGACTAAACACACAGCAAGCTATTACATTATTAATTGAAACCAATCGGTGAGGGGAGGTATATAACGTGATTGTATTGATCTATGGCGTCGCAATTATAGAAATAGGAATACGgtgtttatataatatatacagcacTTACATATTCAGCTGTGCTTTACTCCGAACACTTGAATGCACTGGTACCCACTTTGCAAGTACTTATACACACTAcaagcatgcacacacacgtTGACACGTTGGAAACACACACTTCAAAAACTTGCCCTTTAAAATCACTTGCATGCACTTTAAAAGCCTCTTTTCGCGCATTTGAAAAGTATTTATATACATTTTAAAAATCTTTATACACTGTGGAACTACTTACACTCTTTGCAATCACTTTCATACAATTTACAATCACTTCCACATTTTGCCGTATTTTAAAGCCTCTCTTCACAAGCATACACGCACACGACGTACGCATGCACACGTacactcggcccctgcaaccacaaataggtgagtacacacacacacacacacacacacacacacacacacacacacacacacacacacacacacgaggccaggagctgtgcctgcaaccacaaatagttgagtataCGCACACacggggcaaggagctgtgaatcgaccccagcaactacaactaggtgagtacacacacacattggttgagaacacacacacacattggttgagaacacacacacacagtaggtgagAACACAAGACCAAGGCAGCGAGATGAGCACAGGAAATCACCACCGACCTGGGGGGTAGTGGACGCTAAAGGCAGGAGggattttttattaatatttagcAAAGTCGGAGACATGAGCAATGTGGGATTATTTTTCTTTAGCATAAGCAGGTAtgtcagtagtgtgctgctgcaGTGTGGGAGGGAAAGGGAGAGCACAGGAAGGAAGTTGTGGGAGAGAGtttgagagggaaggagagagtatagGAAGTTAGGTGTGGGAGCGAAGTTAGTGTGTGCGAGGGAGGATTTTTTTTGCTAACAAAATTTGATGCATCCGCAACGTACTGTTCCCTTTGTTCTATATGACtgttgtctacctggagggtattccggggatcaacgcccccgcggccaggtccatgaccaggcctcacggtggatcagggcctgatcaacgagggtgttactgctggctgatccggcaccgtttttaggtatctgttcagctcccacttgaagacaaccagggatctaccAGGGCTATTAACGTTGGCAGAATTACCGCcattatgttaagtaaaaggacacaagtgcaactaatatgacgttttattgtggcaacgtttcgctctcctagagagctaaacgttgccacaacaaaatgccacattagttacacttgtgtccttttacttaatataTGACTGTTGAAatgtgccagcctgagctgggagacttcggtaaggAAATGAAGATATCGTCAAGCATTACAATTAAGGTTCACCAGCTAAGGCAGGTTCAGAGGTCTCGTTCAAGCTGAACTGGAGTTATCATTACTTGGAAATTACCGTCTCTCAGGATGGTCTATCCAGTACACAGGAAAAAGAAcataaaattaaataataaaatggtataaaataccgacaggttgttaggtaagacacatatgcaacagttaggtatcttatttcgaaacgtttcgcctacacagtaggcttcttcagtcgagtacagaaaagttgatagaagcagaagatacttctgcttctatcaactttt harbors:
- the LOC128694714 gene encoding immediate early response gene 5 protein, whose amino-acid sequence is MACDSRAGLEAQKLISISLGKMAASRVGRTGASLHKSLLVASVLHRARHVFLEESYHVHRATHPEAYAHPTAAPPTPVITVYAPLLSPAPTPVPPTEDDSDVEDKENRVCDKQEQQQTEGGRAPLSDSNNRVIALKRRRCVSQQETQEAVWSILPKRPRTASITESRTSESAQDPSLDQDSDSCGGGSSSSMEVEHITSLVSIFSFGGQRVDLCGAQAAREDLAQYQPVALAV